One window of Trifolium pratense cultivar HEN17-A07 linkage group LG5, ARS_RC_1.1, whole genome shotgun sequence genomic DNA carries:
- the LOC123886350 gene encoding uncharacterized protein LOC123886350: MDQWNKLRFQDYKSVVAYNSAMHQIIAQLEFCGVAITEEQKLEKTFSTFHASQVLLQQQYRMRGFTEYSDLVAALLVAEQNNELLIKNHQTRPTGTIAYPEINATTFNRGRGGHNRHKGRGGKAHFDGRGRNHGRNHFRGRGRGRGYVNNYRPPKYDQNNKNHQGKGKYIQEGPSRNRDDICFRCGKNGHWSKTCRTPEHLCKKYRASVEEKGKEVNFNEVEPNNDTTYLEAADFCVIFGY, from the exons ATGGATCAGTGGAACAAATTAAGGTTCCAAGATTATAAAAGTGTTGTTGCATATAACTCTGCCATGCACCAAATTATTGCACAATTAGAATTTTGCGGTGTGGCTATAACTGAAGAACAGAAATtggaaaaaacattttcaacttTCCATGCATCCCAAGTATTGTTGCAACAACAATATAGAATGAGGGGATTTACTGAGTACTCTGATTTGGTCGCAGCTCTTTTGGTGGCAGAACAAAACAATGAACTCTTGATAAAAAACCACCAGACACGTCCCACAGGAACAATAGCATACCCCGAAATAAATGCAACAACATTTAATCGTGGGCGTGGTGGCCATAATCGTCATAAAGGACGAGGGGGTAAAGCTCATTTTGATGGTCGAGGCAGAAATCACGGTCGAAACCACTTTCGTGGTAGAGGTCGTGGACGAGGATATGTGAATAATTATAGGCCTCCTAAATATGACCAAAATAATAAGAATCATCAAGGTAAAGGTAAATATATCCAAGAAGGTCCTTCAAGGAACCGTGATGATATCTGTTTTAGATGTGGAAAGAATGGACATTGGTCTAAGACGTGTAGGACACCAGAGCACCTGTGTAAAAAATACAGGGCATCTGTTgaagaaaagggaaaggaaGTAAATTTTAATGAAGTTGAACCCAATAATGATACTACCTACCTTGAGGCTgctgatttt TGTGTAATATTTGGTTATtga
- the LOC123886351 gene encoding uncharacterized protein LOC123886351 has protein sequence MTYKKVWENVTDFDQTVVGRAKYLITSWRNAQQIRQLANITQPSPQQTVWTKPRHGRYKCNVDASFSLDRNKVGLGMCLRDDHGRFVAARTEWIEPIVDVEIGEAIGLLHALKWVEEMQLYDTDFEMDCKKIVDGLYSKRTYLYDLGAILNDCRNILASNLVNSDVKFIRRQPNKVAHRLAGAATSLASFHNFIAIPSCIYNIIINEMR, from the coding sequence ATGACTTATAAGAAAGTGTGGGAAAATGTCACTGATTTTGACCAAACTGTGGTTGGACGTGCTAAATATTTAATCACGTCCTGGCGAAATGCACAACAGATCCGTCAATTAGCCAATATAACTCAGCCGAGTCCTCAACAAACGGTCTGGACCAAGCCAAGACATGGAAGATACAAGTGTAATGTAGATGCTTCCTTTTCGCTAGATCGCAACAAGGTGGGACTTGGTATGTGTTTAAGGGATGATCATGGTAGATTTGTGGCTGCGAGAACAGAGTGGATAGAACCTATAGTCGACGTGGAGATTGGTGAAGCCATAGGCTTGCTGCATGCTCTCAAGTGGGTAGAAGAAATGCAGTTATATGACACTGACTTTGAAATGGATTGCAAAAAGATAGTCGACGGTCTTTACAGTAAAAGAACCTACCTCTATGATCTTGGTGCTATTTTAAATGATTGTAGAAATATTCTAGCTTCTAATCTAGTGAACTCTGATGTTAAGTTCATTAGGAGACAACCAAATAAAGTTGCTCATAGGCTTGCCGGGGCGGCTACATCTCTAGCTAGTTTCCATAATTTTATCGCTATACCATCTTGTATTTAcaacattattattaatgaaatgagataa
- the LOC123885372 gene encoding F-box/kelch-repeat protein At3g61590-like, producing MADETSWISHYDDDTRKETQDIDSLSEPGEEVDKDGTVISLDIMTDDLLDRILAYLPVESIFRASSVSKRWFSIVTSESFSWNPSNSPPQKPWYFMFTSSDEPTGCAYDPNLRKWYCIELPFIGTSNWIISSSYGLVCFMDSSRVLYMCNPITKRCKKLQEPYGLRFSDYGALAMSVDKESHSYILAIVKSKQVPENFSQWDISIHVYKSEEETWATPLTEVLIGWRGGEESVICNGVLYFLVYFTGGVPSESRHALVAYNVSGRASQASLRRSFISVPCSLTCGRLMNMKEKLVMVGGIGKHDRPDIIKGIGIWVLHDRKWEEIVRMPHKYFQGFGEFDEVFASSGKDDLIYIQSYGSPALLTFDMKVKQWKWSQKCPVTKRFPLQLFSGFCFEPRLKIAP from the coding sequence ATGGCTGATGAAACATCATGGATCAGCCACTATGATGATGACACAAGAAAGGAGACTCAGGACATTGATTCATTATCTGAACCGGGCGAGGAAGTTGATAAAGATGGGACTGTTATTTCGCTTGATATAATGACTGACGATTTATTGGACCGTATCCTAGCGTATCTCCCGGTTGAAAGCATTTTCAGAGCAAGCAGTGTGAGTAAAAGATGGTTTTCAATTGTTACTTCTGAAAGCTTTTCATGGAACCCTTCCAATTCGCCACCACAGAAGCCTTGGTACTTTATGTTTACCAGCTCCGATGAACCAACTGGTTGTGCTTATGATCCGAACCTTCGGAAATGGTATTGCATTGAACTTCCCTTTATTGGAACTTCTAATTGGATCATTTCTTCATCGTATGGCTTAGTTTGCTTCATGGACAGCAGTCGCGTATTATACATGTGCAATCCAATTACCAAAAGATGTAAGAAGCTTCAAGAGCCTTATGGGTTGAGATTTTCCGATTATGGTGCATTAGCAATGTCTGTAGACAAGGAATCCCACAGTTATATCTTGGCAATTGTGAAATCAAAGCAAGTTCCTGAAAACTTTTCCCAATGGGATATCTCGATTCATGTTTACAAATCAGAGGAGGAAACCTGGGCAACGCCGCTAACTGAGGTTTTGATCGGGTGGAGAGGTGGAGAGGAGAGTGTGATATGCAATGGTGTGCTGTATTTTCTAGTTTACTTCACTGGTGGTGTTCCTTCAGAAAGCCGTCACGCGTTAGTCGCATATAATGTTTCTGGCCGTGCTTCTCAAGCTAGCTTGAGAAGGAGCTTTATTTCTGTACCTTGTTCTCTAACATGCGGCCGTCTAATGAATATGAAGGAGAAGCTTGTAATGGTGGGAGGAATTGGCAAACACGATCGACCAGACATAATCAAAGGAATTGGTATATGGGTTCTTCACGATAGGAAGTGGGAAGAGATTGTCCGAATGCCGCACAAATACTTCCAAGGCTTTGGAGAATTTGACGAGGTTTTCGCTAGCAGCGGAAAAGATGATCTAATCTATATTCAAAGTTATGGATCTCCTGCACTTCTCACATTTGACATGAAGGTTAAACAATGGAAATGGTCACAGAAATGTCCGGTAACAAAAAGGTTCCCTCTACAGCTTTTCTCTGGTTTTTGCTTTGAGCCTAGGCTTAAAATTGCTCCATAG